A window of Paraburkholderia bryophila contains these coding sequences:
- a CDS encoding DUF6232 family protein: protein METPFNDRGVSVTRNALSSAGQVFPLRDIVGVQVVTVPKNKVLPLTISSLGLVGAIVGGILSSPVGMVCGTMLVVVGWLTWATQDVTHRLMVKTATGEREALMSVDREFVERVGVAVDDAKAAAKA, encoded by the coding sequence ATGGAAACCCCTTTCAATGATCGTGGCGTGTCGGTCACGCGCAACGCGCTCTCCTCCGCCGGCCAGGTCTTTCCGCTGCGCGACATCGTCGGCGTGCAGGTCGTCACTGTGCCCAAGAACAAGGTCCTGCCGCTGACGATCTCGTCGCTCGGCCTCGTCGGCGCGATTGTCGGCGGCATCTTGAGCTCGCCGGTCGGCATGGTGTGCGGCACGATGCTCGTGGTGGTCGGCTGGCTCACGTGGGCGACCCAGGACGTCACCCATCGGCTGATGGTGAAAACCGCGACCGGCGAACGCGAGGCGCTGATGAGCGTCGACCGCGAGTTCGTCGAGCGTGTCGGCGTTGCGGTGGATGACGCGAAAGCGGCAGCGAAGGCTTGA
- a CDS encoding LysR substrate-binding domain-containing protein encodes MEAKWLEDFLSLSETKSFSRSARSRHLTQSAFSRRIVALETWMGTKLVDRSVTPIMLTPAGRMFRSLAADILRSMYAARNLVGGYEKFAENDHVVHFAVAHTLVFTLFPEWLKRLTDEFGHIMARVHAVNVPEGVQHLVTGDCDLLIGYHHPHLPIALDPNHFPFMTLGIERIVPVSATGKDGKPLFELPGKSSRPLPLLAYSSGAFLGNVVEMLLMNATQPYSLFRCFETHMSEALKGMVVAGHGIGWLPESCIAKELSEGTLVRAGSDIWATELEIRLYRPIKQRGKATEQLWAFISSQLIGSRSDGALPDNAVPDNELPDILTAA; translated from the coding sequence ATGGAAGCAAAGTGGTTGGAAGACTTTCTCAGCCTTTCGGAGACGAAGAGCTTCTCCCGGTCGGCCCGTAGCCGCCATCTCACGCAGTCGGCTTTCAGCAGACGAATAGTCGCGCTCGAAACATGGATGGGCACGAAACTCGTCGATCGCAGCGTCACGCCGATTATGTTGACGCCGGCCGGACGTATGTTTCGCAGTCTCGCAGCGGATATTCTGCGCAGTATGTATGCGGCACGTAATCTGGTGGGCGGTTATGAGAAGTTCGCCGAAAACGACCACGTGGTTCATTTCGCGGTGGCGCATACGCTCGTCTTCACGCTTTTTCCCGAATGGCTCAAACGCCTGACCGACGAATTCGGCCACATCATGGCGCGGGTTCATGCGGTGAACGTGCCCGAAGGCGTGCAACATCTCGTCACGGGCGACTGCGATCTGCTGATCGGTTATCACCATCCGCATTTGCCCATCGCGCTCGACCCCAATCACTTTCCGTTCATGACGCTCGGTATCGAGCGCATCGTGCCGGTCTCGGCGACCGGCAAGGACGGCAAGCCGCTCTTCGAACTGCCCGGCAAGAGCAGCAGACCGCTGCCTTTATTGGCCTATTCATCCGGCGCGTTCCTCGGCAACGTCGTCGAAATGCTGCTGATGAACGCGACGCAGCCTTACTCACTATTCCGCTGCTTCGAGACGCATATGTCGGAGGCGTTGAAAGGAATGGTCGTGGCCGGCCACGGAATCGGCTGGCTGCCGGAAAGCTGTATCGCCAAAGAGTTGAGCGAAGGAACGCTGGTTCGCGCCGGCTCGGACATCTGGGCGACCGAACTGGAGATACGCCTTTATCGGCCGATCAAACAGCGGGGCAAGGCAACCGAACAGCTTTGGGCTTTTATCAGCAGCCAGTTGATCGGATCGCGGAGCGACGGCGCGTTACCGGACAACGCCGTACCGGACAATGAATTACCGGACATCCTGACGGCGGCGTGA